The following coding sequences lie in one Pontibacter sp. G13 genomic window:
- a CDS encoding response regulator transcription factor, protein MTVKDMISVSIVEDVKDIREGLAIIVNQAPDCFVLGTYADGETGVKGILTDTPDVILMDIQMPGISGIECVQLIKSQRPDVDVLMLTVHSDDDHVFKALQAGACGYLTKNTSPERLLEAIREVRAGGAPMSTNVARMVVGSFNSFRKPKPPLTPREREVLEQLCQGKSYKMIADALFISEDTVRHHLKNIYRKLQVNSKSEAVIKALKERLV, encoded by the coding sequence ATGACGGTAAAAGACATGATTTCAGTATCCATTGTAGAGGATGTCAAAGACATTCGGGAAGGGTTGGCGATTATCGTCAACCAAGCTCCAGATTGCTTTGTGTTGGGGACCTATGCGGACGGCGAGACGGGCGTGAAAGGCATTTTGACTGACACTCCCGACGTGATTCTCATGGATATTCAGATGCCCGGGATCTCCGGAATTGAATGCGTTCAACTCATCAAATCTCAGCGTCCTGATGTAGATGTGCTGATGCTGACGGTTCACAGTGATGACGACCATGTATTCAAGGCGCTCCAAGCCGGGGCATGTGGCTATCTCACCAAAAACACTTCTCCCGAACGACTCCTTGAAGCCATTCGGGAGGTGCGGGCTGGAGGTGCGCCGATGAGTACCAATGTCGCTCGGATGGTGGTAGGGAGCTTCAATAGTTTCCGGAAGCCCAAACCTCCTTTGACTCCTCGTGAGCGGGAAGTGCTGGAGCAACTCTGCCAAGGCAAAAGCTACAAGATGATCGCAGATGCGCTCTTCATTTCCGAAGATACGGTGCGCCATCACCTCAAAAACATCTACCGCAAGCTCCAGGTGAACTCTAAATCCGAAGCCGTCATCAAGGCACTGAAGGAGCGGTTGGTTTGA
- a CDS encoding thioredoxin family protein: MSRIFSYVSTFTVMLFMATAVSAQGMEFFHGSLEEAQAKAKEEGKLVFVDAYATWCGPCKQMAKEVFPETSVGDYYNEHYICLKLDVDQAEGAAFAKKYGIKFIPNFFYLDASGEVLLEKSGYYRPSDFVKLGEKARKKA; encoded by the coding sequence ATGAGTAGAATATTTTCATACGTATCCACCTTCACAGTCATGTTGTTCATGGCTACCGCAGTCTCGGCACAGGGCATGGAATTCTTCCATGGCTCGCTTGAGGAAGCCCAAGCCAAGGCCAAAGAAGAAGGAAAATTGGTGTTTGTAGATGCCTACGCCACATGGTGCGGTCCTTGCAAGCAAATGGCCAAGGAAGTATTCCCAGAGACATCAGTCGGGGATTACTACAATGAGCACTACATCTGTCTCAAGCTGGATGTGGATCAGGCCGAGGGTGCTGCATTCGCCAAAAAATACGGCATAAAATTCATCCCCAACTTCTTCTACCTCGACGCATCGGGGGAAGTCCTGCTAGAAAAGTCGGGATACTATCGCCCTTCAGATTTTGTCAAGCTCGGCGAAAAAGCACGCAAAAAGGCCTAA
- a CDS encoding two-component regulator propeller domain-containing protein: MNCRDVFCRSFHAFKSSVGRIVGWLMLLCLFPACGLAQSYVIDAYGMERGLSQSSITDLCQDAYGMLWVGTQDGLNRFDGYQFTTYLNEPFDTNSLSGNRISRILCTKDGRVWVGTARAGLNILYPQTGEVIRIETGPEAHQIGNPFINTLIQGPEGGVWVGTSNGIYLIRDHLNAGTELCQIERFLVSEEEYDPWNYKGQQPGQVGQLFVDSDQQIWALAQGGVYRLDHLADDAPTFRQMELPWPSTDSRKRTSVYRMAEDMHRNLILSTSQGWMILRRGDQNWTIWEDHPAGLEDIWPSRMTRLSNGTMLFMTQDRGTYHVPFHFDNQTYAQSVEPFFRDIEEGFPDMWNWAIMEDDLNPDHLWVGTAMHGVVYLHPNRKPFEHDPLDDPEMESQFVRNMVELPNGDRWIVGEMGTMKISGDNRTFLPVGKNAGMVGSLPLQMGLGADGRIWQVSSYGFYELIPEGTPDRYARQIPLPKSLGKFNLFSLLAAPDGLIYLGTSKGVLCYNPTTSQFSDSLRSALDGMALTTGLFLDSKGRLWISTVYGLSVMEARDDPWKEFSTADMTHYVHEPDNPQSLRSGYLGNVVEDRTGQIWVASMNGLLKVEEHEDKPWTFQAFTTEHGMGNSTVYAVLSDSATHTLWMGTNRGIDRMDLATETFTNYTVEDGLQGYEYNQLAYFQTADGRMYFGGLDGYNVFRPAEIQAAEMTPQVWFVKLWIEGEEPVDLLDGKDTYFEFPADHKPMKFVFTGLNYAAPNETSYAYRLIKAKADTLPAWTEIDQHRAALLQSLPPGEYMLEVNAANEDGLWSDAPDRVYITILPPFWMTWPFWLLVAIGLGLAFWGVHALRLRNQLRRAEELERVRKSTAADFHDELGHKLTIISLFGEIVKGQLEPTQLKDSPHLDKIIKTANSLYYSMKDLLWVLDPDKDSVHDLVILLKDFGDELFDKTGIVFRAEGLREFMRQYPLTMDQKRHIALIFKEVMNNSLKHSGAQHTVLSAALANDRLTITFEDDGCGFDLETAKGGHGMLNLQVRADRIGGELHIDPRPQGTSVTLTVPIES, translated from the coding sequence GAAGGATCGTCGGGTGGCTGATGCTGCTCTGCCTATTTCCTGCTTGTGGGTTGGCTCAATCGTATGTGATCGATGCCTATGGCATGGAAAGGGGGCTTTCCCAAAGCTCCATCACCGACCTGTGCCAAGATGCCTACGGGATGCTCTGGGTAGGGACTCAGGATGGCCTCAACCGATTCGATGGCTACCAATTCACCACCTACCTGAATGAACCCTTCGACACCAACTCCCTCTCCGGCAACCGGATCTCCCGCATCCTTTGCACCAAGGATGGCCGCGTCTGGGTCGGAACCGCCCGTGCGGGATTGAATATTCTCTATCCGCAGACAGGAGAAGTCATCAGAATTGAAACGGGACCAGAAGCTCATCAGATCGGCAATCCCTTCATCAATACCCTCATCCAAGGCCCGGAAGGAGGAGTCTGGGTAGGAACCTCCAACGGGATTTACCTGATTCGCGATCACTTGAATGCTGGCACCGAGTTGTGTCAGATCGAGCGTTTCCTCGTCTCTGAGGAGGAATATGACCCTTGGAATTACAAGGGACAGCAACCCGGTCAGGTAGGACAATTGTTTGTAGACAGTGATCAGCAGATCTGGGCATTGGCACAAGGTGGCGTTTATCGCCTAGATCATCTCGCCGATGATGCCCCGACCTTTCGTCAGATGGAACTGCCTTGGCCAAGCACCGACTCCAGAAAACGCACCTCGGTATATCGCATGGCTGAGGACATGCATCGCAATCTTATCCTCAGCACCAGCCAAGGATGGATGATCCTACGTCGAGGCGATCAGAATTGGACCATTTGGGAAGACCATCCTGCGGGATTGGAGGACATTTGGCCCTCCCGCATGACACGCCTCTCCAACGGGACCATGCTCTTCATGACGCAAGATCGAGGAACCTATCACGTACCTTTCCATTTCGACAACCAAACTTACGCTCAGTCGGTCGAACCCTTTTTTCGGGATATCGAGGAAGGATTCCCCGATATGTGGAATTGGGCCATCATGGAGGACGATCTGAATCCCGATCACTTGTGGGTGGGAACTGCTATGCACGGAGTCGTCTATCTCCACCCCAATCGCAAGCCCTTTGAGCATGATCCGCTTGATGATCCCGAGATGGAAAGTCAATTTGTGCGCAATATGGTCGAGCTTCCCAATGGCGATCGTTGGATTGTCGGGGAGATGGGTACGATGAAAATTTCAGGTGACAATCGCACCTTTTTGCCTGTGGGAAAGAACGCGGGAATGGTCGGCTCATTGCCGCTTCAGATGGGATTGGGCGCAGATGGCCGGATATGGCAGGTTTCTTCCTATGGGTTTTACGAATTGATCCCTGAGGGAACTCCAGACCGGTATGCCCGTCAAATTCCACTCCCCAAATCTCTGGGCAAGTTTAACCTCTTCAGCCTGCTTGCCGCTCCAGATGGATTGATTTACCTCGGGACTTCCAAAGGCGTCCTTTGCTACAACCCCACGACCAGTCAATTCTCCGATTCCCTTCGAAGCGCATTGGATGGCATGGCCTTGACCACGGGTCTTTTCCTTGATTCCAAGGGGAGATTGTGGATTTCCACGGTCTATGGACTTTCTGTGATGGAAGCCCGAGATGATCCTTGGAAGGAGTTCTCGACGGCTGATATGACTCACTATGTTCATGAGCCGGACAATCCCCAATCGCTTCGCTCCGGCTATCTGGGCAATGTCGTGGAAGATCGCACTGGTCAGATTTGGGTAGCTTCCATGAACGGCCTCCTCAAAGTGGAGGAGCATGAAGACAAGCCTTGGACATTTCAGGCATTCACCACCGAGCATGGAATGGGCAACAGTACCGTGTATGCCGTCTTGTCGGATTCTGCGACACATACCCTTTGGATGGGTACCAATCGTGGGATCGACCGGATGGATTTGGCTACAGAGACTTTCACCAACTACACGGTGGAGGATGGGCTTCAGGGCTACGAATACAACCAGCTTGCGTATTTTCAAACGGCTGATGGACGCATGTACTTTGGGGGATTGGATGGCTACAATGTCTTTAGGCCTGCCGAGATTCAAGCAGCGGAAATGACCCCGCAAGTTTGGTTTGTCAAGCTTTGGATCGAAGGCGAAGAACCAGTGGATCTACTGGATGGCAAGGATACCTATTTCGAATTTCCAGCGGATCACAAGCCCATGAAATTCGTGTTCACGGGGCTCAACTATGCCGCTCCGAATGAAACTTCCTATGCCTATCGCCTCATCAAGGCCAAAGCCGATACGCTGCCCGCATGGACCGAGATCGATCAGCATAGGGCCGCACTGTTGCAATCCTTGCCGCCTGGAGAATACATGCTCGAAGTCAATGCCGCCAACGAGGATGGCTTGTGGAGTGATGCGCCTGACCGAGTTTACATCACGATCCTGCCTCCCTTTTGGATGACTTGGCCCTTCTGGCTGCTAGTTGCCATTGGGCTGGGGTTGGCGTTTTGGGGCGTTCATGCTTTGCGATTGCGCAACCAACTGCGCCGCGCCGAGGAGCTTGAGCGAGTTCGGAAGAGCACAGCGGCAGATTTCCACGACGAATTGGGCCACAAGCTCACGATCATTTCCCTATTCGGAGAGATCGTCAAGGGACAGCTGGAGCCCACACAGCTCAAGGATTCTCCACACCTCGACAAGATCATCAAAACTGCCAATAGCCTGTACTATTCCATGAAAGACCTCCTCTGGGTGCTTGATCCTGACAAGGATTCCGTACACGATCTGGTCATTCTCCTCAAGGATTTTGGGGACGAGCTATTTGACAAAACGGGCATTGTTTTCCGGGCAGAGGGCTTGCGTGAATTTATGCGCCAGTATCCATTGACGATGGATCAGAAACGGCACATTGCTTTGATTTTCAAGGAGGTGATGAATAATTCTCTCAAGCACAGTGGAGCTCAACATACGGTACTATCGGCAGCTTTGGCCAATGATCGACTGACCATCACTTTCGAAGATGATGGTTGTGGCTTCGATTTGGAGACCGCCAAAGGAGGACATGGCATGCTCAATCTTCAAGTGCGTGCTGACCGAATTGGCGGAGAGCTGCACATTGATCCGCGACCTCAAGGCACTTCTGTAACGTTAACCGTTCCCATCGAATCTTAA